A DNA window from Mucilaginibacter xinganensis contains the following coding sequences:
- a CDS encoding type II toxin-antitoxin system RelE/ParE family toxin, producing the protein MNVELRFTLEAEETFDALVTQLQEKWGDRFVVKFETKVLKALKTIANTPFLYPVAEENTGIRKCILHKSCSVFYKINEDNIVIICFWDNRQDPIFF; encoded by the coding sequence ATGAACGTTGAATTAAGGTTCACGCTGGAAGCAGAAGAAACGTTCGACGCATTAGTTACTCAACTGCAAGAAAAATGGGGAGATCGTTTTGTAGTTAAATTTGAAACCAAAGTTTTAAAAGCTCTTAAAACAATAGCAAATACCCCGTTTCTTTATCCTGTAGCTGAAGAAAATACCGGAATTAGAAAATGTATTTTACACAAAAGCTGTTCAGTATTCTACAAAATAAACGAGGACAATATTGTAATTATATGTTTTTGGGATAATCGTCAGGATCCAATATTTTTCTAA
- the xylA gene encoding xylose isomerase has translation MSIITGEKEFFKGIGQVKYEGQQSDNPLAFRWYDENKVVAGKTMKDHLRFACAYWHSFVGNGADPFGEPTHVFAWNEKSDAVERAKDKMDAAFEFITKMGINYYCFHDVDVVDYTNDVNENDRRLQALVDYAKQKQAASGVKLLWGTSNLFSNRRYMNGAATNPDFHVLSHAAAQVKAAIDATIALGGENYVFWGGREGYMTLLNTDMKREQEHFAKFLHTAKDYARKQGFKGTFFIEPKPCEPTKHQYDYDAATVLGFLQKYDLLNDFKLNLEVNHATLAGHTFQHELQVAADSGLLGSIDANRGDNQNGWDTDQFPNDINEVTEIMMIILEAGGFQGGGINFDAKIRRNSTDPADLFYAHIGGMDIFARALVIADNILQKSEYLKLRKDRYASFDAGKGKDFEEGKLSLEDLRAYAIDNGEPKTISGKQEYLENLINRYI, from the coding sequence ATGAGCATAATAACAGGTGAAAAAGAATTTTTTAAAGGTATAGGCCAGGTAAAATACGAAGGACAGCAATCAGATAATCCGCTGGCATTCCGCTGGTACGACGAAAATAAGGTAGTGGCCGGCAAAACGATGAAAGATCATTTGCGTTTTGCCTGCGCTTACTGGCATTCGTTTGTTGGCAATGGCGCTGATCCGTTTGGTGAGCCAACCCACGTTTTTGCATGGAATGAAAAATCTGATGCGGTTGAACGTGCAAAAGATAAAATGGATGCTGCCTTTGAGTTCATTACCAAAATGGGCATAAACTATTACTGTTTTCACGATGTTGACGTGGTTGATTATACCAACGATGTGAACGAGAACGACCGCCGTTTACAGGCATTGGTTGATTATGCCAAACAGAAACAGGCGGCCAGCGGCGTAAAATTACTTTGGGGAACTTCAAACCTGTTCAGCAACCGCCGGTATATGAACGGTGCGGCTACCAATCCTGATTTTCACGTGCTGAGCCACGCGGCAGCGCAGGTAAAAGCTGCTATTGATGCAACTATAGCCCTAGGCGGCGAGAATTATGTTTTCTGGGGCGGAAGAGAAGGTTACATGACTTTACTGAACACCGATATGAAACGCGAGCAGGAGCATTTTGCGAAATTTTTACATACAGCAAAAGACTATGCCCGTAAACAGGGTTTTAAAGGCACTTTCTTTATCGAACCAAAGCCTTGCGAACCAACCAAGCACCAATATGACTACGATGCTGCAACGGTACTGGGCTTTTTGCAGAAATACGACCTGCTTAACGATTTTAAATTAAACCTGGAAGTTAACCATGCAACCCTGGCAGGCCACACCTTCCAGCATGAACTGCAGGTAGCTGCCGATTCAGGTTTGCTGGGTTCAATTGATGCCAACCGTGGTGACAACCAGAACGGCTGGGACACGGATCAGTTTCCGAACGATATAAACGAGGTGACCGAAATTATGATGATCATACTGGAAGCAGGCGGTTTCCAGGGCGGGGGTATTAACTTCGACGCTAAGATCCGTCGTAATTCAACTGATCCTGCCGATCTATTTTACGCTCACATTGGCGGTATGGATATTTTTGCGAGGGCGTTAGTTATTGCTGATAACATCCTCCAAAAATCTGAATACCTAAAATTGCGTAAAGACAGGTACGCTTCATTTGATGCCGGTAAAGGAAAAGATTTTGAAGAAGGCAAGTTGTCATTAGAGGATTTGCGCGCCTATGCAATTGATAATGGCGAGCCAAAAACCATCAGTGGTAAACAAGAATACCTGGAAAATTTGATAAATAGATATATATAG
- a CDS encoding LacI family DNA-binding transcriptional regulator has translation MNRKKRVTIYDIAQKLNVTASTVSRALSSNGYVNEATKQLVLKTATELNYKRNTLASNLRMGQTKTIGVVVPRINQNFFANVIAGIEDITYQRGYNLIICQSDEQHDKEVKCVTTLINQRVDCIVISVSADSYNYDHLQNVIDQGIQLIQFDRVADDLETLKVINDNEQAAFEAISHLIEQGYRQIALLEGPQNLNIFRQRKTGYLRALQKFNIPVNKAFIVENAWTKELGAEATRKLLRLAVAPDAIFASTSDFSALGVLEVANDLHIKVPSQLGICGYSNEAFTAITSPSITTIDQFSVDMGKAVANLYFDELEQTMASVVPKTISIKPELIIRGSTLK, from the coding sequence ATGAACCGAAAGAAACGTGTAACCATTTATGATATTGCTCAAAAGCTCAATGTAACTGCTTCTACAGTTTCAAGGGCGCTGAGCAGCAATGGCTACGTAAATGAAGCCACCAAACAACTGGTACTGAAAACAGCCACCGAATTGAATTATAAGCGCAATACGCTGGCATCAAACCTACGAATGGGGCAAACCAAAACCATTGGCGTTGTTGTGCCGCGCATTAATCAAAACTTTTTTGCCAATGTAATTGCAGGAATTGAAGACATCACTTACCAAAGAGGCTATAACCTGATCATTTGCCAGTCGGATGAGCAGCATGACAAAGAAGTAAAATGTGTTACCACCCTGATTAACCAGCGTGTGGACTGTATTGTAATTTCGGTTTCGGCAGACAGCTACAACTACGATCATTTACAAAATGTGATAGACCAGGGCATCCAGCTCATCCAGTTTGACCGCGTGGCAGACGACCTGGAGACGTTAAAAGTTATAAACGACAACGAACAAGCGGCATTTGAGGCCATAAGCCATTTAATTGAACAGGGATACCGCCAAATAGCTTTGCTGGAAGGGCCGCAAAACCTGAATATCTTCAGGCAACGGAAAACGGGCTATTTGCGGGCGCTCCAAAAATTCAATATCCCGGTCAATAAAGCTTTTATAGTGGAGAACGCCTGGACAAAAGAATTAGGCGCCGAAGCAACAAGGAAATTATTAAGACTTGCGGTTGCCCCGGATGCTATTTTTGCTTCAACATCTGATTTCTCGGCCCTTGGGGTACTGGAGGTTGCCAATGACCTGCACATAAAAGTACCATCGCAATTAGGAATCTGCGGGTATTCAAATGAAGCTTTTACAGCCATCACCAGTCCCTCAATTACCACTATTGATCAGTTTAGCGTTGATATGGGTAAAGCGGTAGCAAATTTATATTTTGATGAACTGGAGCAAACAATGGCATCGGTTGTCCCTAAAACAATAAGTATTAAACCGGAATTGATTATCAGAGGGTCAACATTAAAGTAA
- a CDS encoding xylulokinase gives MLLLGIDIGTSSVKVSIVDASLQKVLAAAQYPDAESPIIALQPGWAEQSPEMWWEHAQHAIRLCHQTAAYNPADIAAIGIAYQMHGLVLVDQHQQVLRNSIIWCDSRAVAIGDKAFEAIGPERCLSHLLNSPGNFTASKLAWVKANEPEIYSKIDKIMLPGDFIAMKLTGEVTTSVSALSEGVFFDFKTNSISEDVINYFGFDEALFPVIREVFSPHGNLLSSVAQKLSLKPGIPVTYKSGDQPNNALSLNVLNPGEVAATAGTSGVIYGVTDQLGYDQQSRVNTFAHVNYTEQQKRLGVLLCINGVGSMYRWLKQVFGPDESYLQMNAGAAGAPLGSDGLRVLPFGNGAERMLNNKIVGAHFHNIDLNIHGRNHVVRAVQEGIAFAFRYGLDIMRENGMNPTIIRAGKNNLFLSELFTQSFVNITGVPVELYKNDGSVGAALGAGIGAQIFSSPKQAFEHMHPVQLVQPSTQHLEPAYQEWKALLEKQLTN, from the coding sequence ATGTTATTGTTAGGGATTGATATAGGCACGTCCTCGGTAAAAGTTTCCATAGTCGATGCTTCATTACAAAAAGTATTGGCAGCTGCACAGTACCCGGATGCGGAGTCGCCAATTATAGCGTTGCAACCCGGCTGGGCCGAGCAATCGCCTGAAATGTGGTGGGAACACGCGCAGCATGCAATCCGGCTTTGCCATCAAACAGCAGCTTATAACCCGGCAGATATTGCGGCAATAGGGATAGCCTACCAGATGCATGGCTTGGTGCTGGTTGATCAACATCAGCAGGTGCTTCGCAACAGTATCATTTGGTGCGATAGCCGTGCGGTAGCCATCGGCGATAAAGCTTTTGAGGCGATAGGGCCGGAACGCTGCCTTTCGCATCTGCTCAACTCGCCCGGAAACTTTACCGCGTCAAAGCTGGCCTGGGTGAAAGCGAATGAACCGGAGATATATAGTAAGATAGATAAGATAATGCTGCCGGGTGATTTTATTGCCATGAAGCTTACCGGCGAGGTTACCACATCGGTATCAGCCTTGTCTGAAGGGGTGTTTTTTGATTTTAAAACCAATAGCATTTCAGAAGACGTTATCAATTACTTTGGTTTTGATGAGGCGCTCTTTCCTGTTATCAGGGAGGTATTCTCGCCGCATGGTAACCTTTTATCGTCAGTGGCACAAAAACTGAGTTTAAAACCGGGCATCCCGGTAACCTATAAATCGGGCGATCAGCCTAATAATGCCCTTTCATTAAATGTGCTTAACCCCGGCGAAGTTGCAGCAACAGCAGGAACATCGGGGGTGATCTATGGGGTTACAGATCAACTGGGTTATGATCAGCAGTCGCGCGTTAACACCTTCGCCCACGTAAACTACACCGAACAGCAGAAGCGCCTCGGGGTGCTGCTGTGTATCAACGGAGTTGGCAGCATGTACAGGTGGTTAAAACAGGTGTTCGGGCCGGATGAAAGCTACCTGCAAATGAATGCCGGGGCAGCCGGGGCACCATTGGGCAGCGATGGCTTGCGCGTACTGCCTTTTGGCAACGGTGCAGAGCGGATGCTGAATAACAAAATAGTTGGCGCCCATTTTCATAATATCGATCTGAATATTCACGGCCGTAACCACGTGGTAAGGGCCGTACAGGAAGGGATAGCGTTTGCCTTCAGATACGGACTGGATATTATGCGCGAAAACGGCATGAACCCAACCATTATCCGCGCCGGCAAAAACAACTTATTCCTGAGCGAATTATTTACCCAAAGCTTTGTGAATATTACCGGTGTACCGGTTGAACTGTACAAAAACGACGGAAGTGTGGGTGCAGCGCTGGGTGCGGGCATAGGGGCGCAAATCTTTTCATCGCCGAAACAGGCATTTGAACACATGCACCCGGTGCAACTGGTTCAGCCATCAACCCAACACCTTGAACCCGCTTACCAGGAATGGAAAGCCTTACTTGAAAAACAATTAACAAACTAA
- a CDS encoding FKBP-type peptidyl-prolyl cis-trans isomerase, with translation MKINPQHVVSLTYDLYVDQDGAEVLQESATEEQPLTFLYGAGQMLPRFEENLSALSTGDTYDFRLTAEDAYGIYDEEAVANLPLEMFNESGVPEIGTVIPLQDNNGNRFQGQVVSVTEDSVIVDLNHPMAGQELHFKGNILNVRPATPEELSHGHAHGADGHHAH, from the coding sequence ATGAAAATTAACCCACAACACGTAGTGTCATTAACTTACGATCTGTATGTTGACCAGGACGGTGCTGAAGTATTGCAGGAAAGCGCAACAGAAGAGCAACCGCTTACTTTTTTATATGGAGCAGGACAAATGCTTCCAAGGTTTGAAGAAAATTTAAGTGCCCTTTCAACAGGTGATACTTATGACTTCCGTTTAACTGCCGAAGATGCTTACGGCATCTACGACGAAGAGGCTGTAGCCAATTTGCCATTAGAAATGTTCAACGAAAGCGGCGTTCCGGAAATAGGAACAGTGATTCCTTTACAGGATAACAATGGCAACCGTTTCCAGGGCCAGGTAGTATCAGTAACTGAAGATTCGGTAATTGTTGACCTTAACCACCCGATGGCAGGGCAGGAGCTTCATTTTAAAGGCAATATCCTTAATGTACGCCCGGCAACTCCCGAAGAGTTATCACATGGCCACGCACATGGTGCCGATGGTCATCACGCACACTAA
- a CDS encoding thioredoxin domain-containing protein has product MNQLANSTSPYLLQHANNPVNWYPWGPEALKKAKAENKLILVSIGYSACHWCHVMEHESFEDEGVAEVMNQYFVCIKVDREERPDVDQVYMSAIQLMSGRGGWPLNCICLPDQRPIYGGTYFRKNEWTSLLFNLADFYKQKPEEAEDYAKRLTEGIKQYESVPFVKEQPDYTRGDLELIIKNWKEYFDKTEGGIGSSPKFPMPNNWQCLVRYAHLMQDEQVAKAVKLTLHQMAFGGIYDHVGGGFARYSVDGRWHVPHFEKMLYDNAQLVSLYSEAFTWNPDPLYRETVGEIVNFLQRELMSPDYGFYSALDADSEGKEGKFYIFTKKEIDEILGGAAELFCIYYNITEDGNWEEENSNVLFRKESDTALAEKLGTSVDGLLNKITAAKQQVFEARSQRVRPGLDNKILASWNGLMLKGLCEAYRAFNQPEYLQLALNNAGFIFENLVNDADRLSRIYKRGEQNQVAFLDDYANVIDGLIALYEVTFDEQWLVRAKKLADQAITHYYDAEKGIFYYTAADDEQLIARKAEIMDSVIPASNSVMARSLKKLGLLFDNTGYEEIAAQLLRNIVPHLARYGSSYSNWIILLMEEVFGIYEIAITGNDFEERRMEIEKNYLPNKIMLGGKKGSLPLLQDRFGAVTQIFICKDKTCGLPATDVKFALAGINGF; this is encoded by the coding sequence ATGAATCAACTCGCCAATTCTACCTCGCCATACCTGCTGCAGCATGCCAATAACCCGGTTAACTGGTACCCCTGGGGGCCCGAAGCCTTAAAAAAGGCCAAAGCCGAAAATAAGCTTATCCTGGTAAGTATAGGCTACTCCGCCTGCCATTGGTGCCATGTAATGGAGCACGAAAGCTTTGAGGATGAAGGCGTGGCCGAGGTTATGAACCAGTATTTTGTCTGCATAAAGGTGGATAGGGAAGAACGCCCGGATGTTGACCAGGTGTACATGAGCGCTATCCAGTTGATGAGCGGCCGCGGCGGATGGCCGCTGAACTGCATTTGCCTGCCCGATCAGCGGCCTATTTATGGGGGTACCTATTTTCGAAAAAACGAATGGACCAGCCTGCTGTTTAACCTGGCCGATTTTTACAAACAAAAGCCCGAAGAAGCTGAAGACTATGCCAAAAGGTTAACGGAAGGTATAAAGCAATATGAATCCGTCCCGTTTGTAAAGGAACAGCCCGACTACACCCGGGGGGACCTGGAGCTGATCATCAAAAACTGGAAAGAATATTTTGATAAAACGGAGGGCGGCATAGGCTCGTCGCCCAAGTTCCCGATGCCCAACAACTGGCAGTGCCTGGTGCGCTATGCGCACTTAATGCAGGATGAGCAGGTGGCTAAGGCGGTGAAGCTCACCCTTCACCAAATGGCTTTCGGGGGTATTTATGACCATGTTGGGGGTGGGTTTGCCCGTTATTCGGTAGATGGCAGGTGGCACGTACCGCACTTTGAAAAAATGCTGTATGACAATGCACAACTGGTAAGCCTGTATTCGGAGGCATTTACCTGGAACCCCGATCCGCTTTACCGGGAAACGGTTGGCGAGATCGTTAATTTTTTGCAGCGGGAACTCATGTCGCCTGATTATGGCTTTTATTCGGCGCTTGATGCAGACAGCGAGGGTAAGGAAGGCAAGTTCTACATCTTTACCAAAAAAGAGATTGATGAGATTCTCGGCGGCGCTGCCGAATTATTCTGCATCTACTATAATATCACCGAAGATGGTAACTGGGAGGAAGAAAACTCCAACGTGCTGTTCAGGAAGGAAAGCGACACAGCACTGGCCGAAAAACTGGGAACGTCCGTTGACGGACTTCTCAATAAAATAACAGCGGCTAAACAACAGGTGTTTGAGGCGCGAAGCCAACGCGTACGCCCGGGCCTGGATAACAAGATCCTTGCATCATGGAACGGGTTGATGCTGAAAGGCCTTTGTGAGGCTTATCGTGCATTTAACCAACCTGAATACCTGCAACTTGCTTTAAATAATGCCGGGTTTATTTTTGAGAACCTGGTAAATGATGCTGACAGGTTGTCACGCATCTATAAAAGGGGCGAACAGAACCAGGTAGCTTTTTTGGATGATTATGCAAATGTGATTGACGGGTTGATTGCCTTGTACGAAGTTACTTTTGATGAGCAGTGGCTAGTGCGCGCAAAAAAGCTGGCTGATCAGGCTATAACGCATTATTATGATGCTGAAAAGGGGATATTTTATTATACCGCTGCCGATGATGAACAACTGATAGCCCGTAAGGCTGAAATTATGGATAGTGTTATCCCTGCATCAAATTCGGTAATGGCACGCAGCCTGAAAAAACTTGGCTTATTATTTGACAATACCGGGTATGAAGAAATAGCGGCGCAGTTATTGCGAAACATTGTACCGCATTTGGCACGTTATGGTTCAAGTTATTCAAACTGGATCATACTGCTGATGGAAGAGGTGTTCGGTATTTACGAAATTGCCATAACCGGCAATGATTTTGAAGAACGGCGCATGGAAATAGAAAAAAATTACCTCCCCAACAAAATAATGTTGGGTGGTAAAAAAGGAAGTTTACCTTTGCTGCAGGACAGGTTTGGTGCTGTTACACAAATATTTATTTGTAAAGACAAAACCTGCGGATTGCCTGCTACCGACGTAAAGTTTGCACTGGCCGGTATTAACGGATTTTAA